In Leptospiraceae bacterium, one DNA window encodes the following:
- a CDS encoding DUF1564 family protein, translated as MNPEKFERTQSSLLIPEKFMDEFNSRTETISREDYLHDLLERYRNVLLWRTFEKLDCVKTVYQEEGQNLQKKNFRPENADWIELGEFAQWLGISRTALFTLLLLLDIAGWDIIIPAKFYDFGVPPKVSSIAIGVYLSKRKTIRYNRLIRQKPLM; from the coding sequence ATGAACCCGGAAAAATTTGAGCGAACCCAATCGAGTCTGCTTATTCCAGAAAAATTTATGGATGAGTTTAATTCGAGGACTGAAACTATTTCGAGAGAAGATTACTTGCATGATTTGCTGGAGAGGTATCGCAATGTGTTACTTTGGAGGACTTTTGAAAAGTTGGATTGTGTTAAGACGGTGTATCAGGAAGAAGGGCAAAACTTGCAGAAGAAGAATTTTCGTCCAGAGAACGCAGATTGGATTGAGCTTGGTGAGTTTGCTCAATGGCTTGGTATTTCCCGAACGGCTCTTTTTACTCTTCTTTTGTTACTTGACATTGCCGGATGGGACATAATCATCCCTGCCAAGTTCTATGACTTTGGAGTTCCACCCAAGGTCAGTTCGATTGCGATAGGAGTCTATCTCTCAAAGAGAAAAACTATCCGATACAATAGGCTGATACGACAAAAGCCATTGATGTAA
- a CDS encoding TonB-dependent receptor, translating to MPHFFLWSLFFLVSFGIVAKDFSEAKKQNTSNKISQATNKKEFSNNEPFDERQNMITVTGTRREGLLKDSAITTEVISRKDIDDMGAKDLSEAVRNIPGVNVRPATSGERGETIQIQGLSAQNVLILVDGQRTTGRFNGAIDLTRFKAEEIERIEIVKGSSSAIYGSDAIAGVINIITKEAISPFSANFRTLGGTGSKKYYSETLDFRNTGSVGVKTENYSTNFTAGWHRGEGYDLTLDATKGPRNGRIASTSGAYNPFPHGMSKREMYYLATNAPSYSFPLESTSGNSFNDLNVANKSILHVKENVKLTSQFYYRYLDQSGVDAVLPRTIYDRNSKTHDFMGALNLDWAITQKLNLTLNTNYSRFQDLYTMDQRKADDLDSKQRTDNTVIEERSKLDYKFSENHVLSFGAENLTDQISSARISPDCKREFPNICLSDIRPELFQSQVINGYADRFRHAFYVQDEWRISDAPRIQIVPGVRYDRDSIYGGQWLPKLAVRFDTSENFRIRAASGLGYRAPSFQDLYYNFFNPGVGYRVTGNDQLKPELSRTNNLGFEWDINRKIWLSSNLFYNSVSNLIGLRLSPSNDSSGMQVYKSSNYLKAKTGGLESSINFRLNSFLSFGLGYTYTSTKDEITNLPLEGRTPHRWNANIKIDHKPTGFGVSLFAVSFGKSPYYCTNSFLGCTPDLPEYLDSLESEITTRVSSIQNNFINSLNIPKPVSDYCTERNQVTCTSNTTYGYRMVNAHTNINLRISQKFANYFQWFFGVENVLDSWDTKYNPQKPRYFYFGLDTKFEIQEENNKG from the coding sequence GAAGAGAAGGTCTTTTGAAAGACTCGGCAATTACTACAGAGGTGATTTCAAGAAAAGACATTGACGACATGGGAGCAAAAGACCTTTCAGAGGCTGTACGAAATATTCCAGGGGTAAATGTTCGACCTGCTACTTCCGGCGAAAGAGGAGAAACAATTCAGATACAGGGCTTAAGCGCCCAAAATGTTTTAATCCTTGTGGACGGTCAAAGGACTACAGGTAGATTCAATGGGGCCATTGACCTCACGAGGTTTAAAGCCGAAGAAATAGAAAGAATTGAAATAGTAAAAGGCTCGTCTTCTGCAATTTACGGCTCTGATGCTATTGCAGGTGTGATCAACATTATTACAAAGGAAGCTATTTCTCCTTTTAGTGCAAACTTCAGAACTCTTGGAGGAACCGGCAGTAAAAAATATTACAGCGAAACTTTAGATTTTAGAAATACCGGATCTGTAGGAGTGAAAACAGAAAACTATTCTACAAACTTTACTGCCGGCTGGCACAGAGGAGAAGGGTACGACTTAACCTTAGATGCTACAAAAGGACCGAGAAATGGGAGGATAGCATCTACGTCGGGTGCTTACAACCCTTTTCCTCACGGAATGTCTAAAAGAGAAATGTATTACTTGGCAACTAACGCCCCATCTTATTCATTTCCATTAGAATCTACTTCTGGAAATTCATTTAATGATTTAAACGTAGCGAACAAATCTATTCTCCATGTTAAGGAAAATGTCAAATTGACTTCTCAATTTTATTATAGATACTTAGACCAAAGTGGAGTAGATGCAGTTCTACCCAGAACAATTTATGATAGAAACAGCAAGACACACGATTTCATGGGAGCTTTAAATTTAGATTGGGCTATCACTCAAAAATTAAATCTGACACTAAATACAAATTACTCAAGATTCCAAGACTTATATACAATGGATCAAAGAAAGGCAGATGACCTTGATTCCAAACAAAGGACAGATAATACTGTAATTGAAGAAAGATCGAAATTAGATTACAAATTTTCAGAAAACCATGTATTGTCTTTTGGAGCAGAAAATTTAACCGACCAAATTTCATCTGCAAGAATTTCTCCCGATTGCAAAAGAGAATTTCCGAATATTTGTCTAAGCGATATTCGTCCAGAGCTTTTTCAATCCCAAGTAATCAATGGCTACGCCGATAGATTTAGACACGCATTTTATGTTCAGGATGAATGGAGAATTTCCGATGCTCCAAGAATCCAAATTGTGCCGGGTGTTCGATACGACAGGGATTCTATTTACGGTGGTCAATGGTTGCCTAAACTTGCAGTGCGTTTTGATACGAGTGAAAATTTTAGAATACGTGCAGCTTCAGGATTGGGCTATAGAGCACCAAGCTTTCAGGATTTGTATTACAATTTTTTCAATCCTGGGGTCGGTTACAGAGTTACAGGAAACGACCAACTAAAACCGGAATTGTCCAGAACAAATAATTTAGGTTTTGAATGGGATATTAATAGAAAAATCTGGCTTAGCTCAAATCTATTTTACAACAGTGTCAGTAATTTGATCGGACTCAGGTTAAGTCCTTCCAACGATTCATCTGGCATGCAAGTTTACAAATCCTCCAACTACCTAAAAGCAAAAACAGGGGGATTAGAGTCTTCAATTAATTTTAGGCTAAATTCCTTTTTATCATTTGGGCTCGGCTACACTTACACTTCCACAAAAGATGAAATAACAAACCTTCCTTTAGAAGGAAGAACACCACACCGTTGGAACGCAAATATTAAAATAGATCATAAACCTACTGGATTCGGAGTTTCTCTATTTGCGGTCTCCTTTGGGAAATCTCCATACTACTGCACCAATAGTTTTTTGGGATGTACTCCAGACTTACCTGAATATTTGGATTCTCTGGAATCCGAGATCACAACAAGAGTCAGCTCCATTCAAAATAATTTTATTAATAGTTTAAATATTCCTAAACCAGTCTCAGATTACTGCACAGAAAGAAATCAAGTCACCTGTACATCAAACACGACATACGGGTACAGAATGGTAAATGCGCACACTAACATCAACTTGCGTATCAGCCAAAAATTTGCAAATTACTTCCAATGGTTTTTTGGTGTGGAGAATGTTTTGGATTCTTGGGATACAAAATACAACCCACAAAAGCCGAGATATTTCTATTTTGGTTTAGACACCAAGTTTGAGATTCAAGAAGAGAATAACAAAGGATGA